The following coding sequences lie in one Cloeon dipterum chromosome 1, ieCloDipt1.1, whole genome shotgun sequence genomic window:
- the Gcat gene encoding 2-amino-3-ketobutyrate coenzyme A ligase, mitochondrial: MMIRGCKVFLKSSVCRVGLAGALSRGTHAHTAFRSLLKEQLNAIKVAGTWKAERIITSKQDVGISVQGSNNKILNFCANNYLGLSSHPDVVEAGKKALDEFGAGLSSVRFICGTQSIHKKLERQISEFHGREDAILYPSCFDANAGLFEAMLGPEDAVFSDELNHASIIDGIRLCKAKKYRYKHRDLNDLENLLKEAGNSARTKLVVTDGVFSMDGNVAPLKAICDLAEKYNALTFIDECHATGFFGKTGRGTEEFFGIEGRVDVINSTLGKALGGAAGGYTTGPKELIDLLRQKSRPYLFSNSLPPPVVASASKVFDLLLSSSELCERVAKGTARFRSAMTKAGFTISGEQHPICPVMLGDARLASQFADKMLLEGIYVIGFSYPVVPQGKARIRVQISSAHSDDDIDRAVDAFVRIGKELNVVS; encoded by the exons ATGATGATCAGAGGGTGCAAAGTGTTCTTGAAATCCTCAG TGTGCAGAGTTGGCTTAGCCGGCGCTCTGTCAAGGGGAACCCACGCACACACTGCATTTAGATCCTTGCTAAAGGAGCAACTGAACGCAATTAAAGTTGCTGGAACTTGGAAGGCTGAACGAATCATCACATCCAAGCAAGACGTTGGAATTTCTGTACAGGGCTCGAACAACAAGATCCTCAATTTTTGCGCCAACAACTACCTGGGGCTGTCt agccaCCCAGACGTTGTCGAAGCTGGAAAGAAAGCTTTAGACGAATTTGGCGCAGGTCTCAGCTCAGTTCGGTTTATTTGTGGCACCCAATCCATCCACAAA AAACTTGAGCGTCAAATCTCAGAGTTTCATGGACGCGAAGATGCTATTCTCTACCCAAGTTGTTTTGACGCCAATGCTGGCTTGTTTGAAGCAATGCTGGGCCCAGAAGATGCTGTTTTCTCTGATGAGCTTAATCACGCCTCTATCATTGATGGCATCAGACTCTGCAAGGCCAAGAAGTACAGATACAAACACCGTGACCTCAATG atcttgaaaatttattgaaagaagCTGGAAATAGTGCACGAACAAAGCTGGTTGTCACTGATGGAGTTTTTTCCATGGATGGCAACGTTGCACCTCTGAAAGCCATTTGCGATTTAGCAGAAAAATACAACGCATTGACATTCATTGATGAATGCCATGCTACTggattttttggaaaaactgGGAG GGGCACAGAGGAATTTTTTGGAATCGAGGGGAGGGTGGATGTCATCAATTCCACCCTTGGAAAAGCTCTCGGAGGCGCAGCTGGAGGGTATACAACCGGCCCAAAGGAGTTAATTGATCTGCTGAGGCAAAAGTCAAGGCCATATCTGTTCTCAAACTCTCTGCCACCTCCAGTTGTTGCATCTGCCAGCAAG GTTTTCGACCTTCTATTGTCGAGCTCCGAACTGTGCGAACGAGTTGCCAAAGGAACTGCCAGATTTCGCTCTGCCATGACTAAAGCTGGATTCACGATTTCTGGGGAGCAACATCCAATTTGCCCAGTTATGCTGGGAGACGCAAGGCTTGCCTCACAGTTTGCAGACAAAATGCTTT tggAAGGGATCTACGTGATCGGCTTCAGCTACCCTGTGGTTCCCCAAGGCAAAGCACGAATCAGGGTTCAGATTTCTTCTGCTCACTCTGACGATGACATTGACAGAGCGGTCGACGCATTTGTTAGAATCGGCAAAGAGCTTAATGTCGTCTCTTAA
- the Gtpx gene encoding uncharacterized protein Gtpx isoform X1 produces the protein MYFMALFFVGRPLLALITTRLVSCRFSAMATADNWKNASSIYDFTVKDIKGNEVSLEKYKGHVCIIVNVASKCGLTATNYKELAELHDKYHESKGLRILAFPCNQFGGQEPGSSEDIVCFAMKNNANFDLFEKVDVNGDNASPLWKYLKSKQGGTLGNFIKWNFTKFVIDKNGQPVERHGPTDEPLKFEKNLEKYW, from the exons atgtattttatgGCGTTGTTCTTTG TTGGTCGACCTCTACTCGCCCTTATTACTACCAGACTCGTCTCTTGTAGATTCAGCGCCATG GCCACAGCAGACAACTGGAAGAACGCATCTTCAATTTACGACTTCACTGTCAAGGATATCAAGGGCAATGAGGTATCCCTGGAAAAGTATaa GGGACACGTTTGCATCATTGTGAATGTGGCCTCAAAGTGCGGACTGACCGCTACCAACTACAAGGAGCTGGCCGAGCTGCACGACAAATACCATGAGAGCAAGGGCCTCAGGATTCTGGCCTTCCCATGCAACCAGTTCGGTGGACAA GAACCAGGGTCCTCAGAAGACATCGTTTGCTTTGCAATGAAGAACAACGCCAACTTTGACCTGTTTGAGAAAGTTGATGTCAATGGGGACAACGCTTCTCCTCTGTGGAAATACCTGAAAAGCAAGCAGGGTGGCACCCTGGGAAA TTTCATCAAGTGGAACTTCACCAAGTTTGTGATTGACAAAAATGGACAACCCGTTGAGAGACACGGCCCAACTGATGAGCCACTG
- the Gtpx gene encoding uncharacterized protein Gtpx isoform X2, translated as MVFAVGRPLLALITTRLVSCRFSAMATADNWKNASSIYDFTVKDIKGNEVSLEKYKGHVCIIVNVASKCGLTATNYKELAELHDKYHESKGLRILAFPCNQFGGQEPGSSEDIVCFAMKNNANFDLFEKVDVNGDNASPLWKYLKSKQGGTLGNFIKWNFTKFVIDKNGQPVERHGPTDEPLKFEKNLEKYW; from the exons ATGGTTTTTGCAGTTGGTCGACCTCTACTCGCCCTTATTACTACCAGACTCGTCTCTTGTAGATTCAGCGCCATG GCCACAGCAGACAACTGGAAGAACGCATCTTCAATTTACGACTTCACTGTCAAGGATATCAAGGGCAATGAGGTATCCCTGGAAAAGTATaa GGGACACGTTTGCATCATTGTGAATGTGGCCTCAAAGTGCGGACTGACCGCTACCAACTACAAGGAGCTGGCCGAGCTGCACGACAAATACCATGAGAGCAAGGGCCTCAGGATTCTGGCCTTCCCATGCAACCAGTTCGGTGGACAA GAACCAGGGTCCTCAGAAGACATCGTTTGCTTTGCAATGAAGAACAACGCCAACTTTGACCTGTTTGAGAAAGTTGATGTCAATGGGGACAACGCTTCTCCTCTGTGGAAATACCTGAAAAGCAAGCAGGGTGGCACCCTGGGAAA TTTCATCAAGTGGAACTTCACCAAGTTTGTGATTGACAAAAATGGACAACCCGTTGAGAGACACGGCCCAACTGATGAGCCACTG
- the Gtpx gene encoding uncharacterized protein Gtpx isoform X3, giving the protein MATADNWKNASSIYDFTVKDIKGNEVSLEKYKGHVCIIVNVASKCGLTATNYKELAELHDKYHESKGLRILAFPCNQFGGQEPGSSEDIVCFAMKNNANFDLFEKVDVNGDNASPLWKYLKSKQGGTLGNFIKWNFTKFVIDKNGQPVERHGPTDEPLKFEKNLEKYW; this is encoded by the exons ATG GCCACAGCAGACAACTGGAAGAACGCATCTTCAATTTACGACTTCACTGTCAAGGATATCAAGGGCAATGAGGTATCCCTGGAAAAGTATaa GGGACACGTTTGCATCATTGTGAATGTGGCCTCAAAGTGCGGACTGACCGCTACCAACTACAAGGAGCTGGCCGAGCTGCACGACAAATACCATGAGAGCAAGGGCCTCAGGATTCTGGCCTTCCCATGCAACCAGTTCGGTGGACAA GAACCAGGGTCCTCAGAAGACATCGTTTGCTTTGCAATGAAGAACAACGCCAACTTTGACCTGTTTGAGAAAGTTGATGTCAATGGGGACAACGCTTCTCCTCTGTGGAAATACCTGAAAAGCAAGCAGGGTGGCACCCTGGGAAA TTTCATCAAGTGGAACTTCACCAAGTTTGTGATTGACAAAAATGGACAACCCGTTGAGAGACACGGCCCAACTGATGAGCCACTG